A window from Penicillium oxalicum strain HP7-1 chromosome VIII, whole genome shotgun sequence encodes these proteins:
- a CDS encoding Vesicle-associated membrane protein-associated protein A has translation MSLELDPPELGFKRPFTQEVCEVLHLQNPTQTPVVFKLTWASVCEQQVKTTAPKHYCVRPNSGRIEPGQQVDVQVLLQAMKEEPPLEQKCKDKFLVQSVAVADADLDQSNVTAVFEKASKASINERKIRVNWLQADAAQSPPQPPASQPKFEDEPPAYNSPGGNFETPAVGLAKKSHVEQSSPIPAPDFSEKSIRSEPSPPAESGSPFANAKEAVVNALPSGEDLKSQLADANAQIQRLKERLADQGLRQRKTGGEAPAAPAMIQQTHGSAEGGVSVQVVAGLCLLSFLIAYFFF, from the exons ATGTCACTTGAACTGGATCCCCCCGAGCTTGGCTTCAAGC GACCCTTCACTCAAGAAGTTTGCGAGGTTCTTCACTTGCAAAATCCAACCCAGACCCCGGTAGTCTTCAAG CTAACGTGGGCCTCGGTTTGTGAACAACAGGTCAAAACTACTGCGCCCAAGCA CTATTGTGTTCGCCCCAACTCCGGTCGGATTGAGCCCGGCCAGCAAGTCGATGTCCAGG TTCTCCTGCAGGCCATGAAGGAAGAGCCTCCACTGGAACAAAAGTGCAAGGACAAGTTTCTTGTGCAGTCTGTTGCAGTCGCCGACGCGGATCTGGACCAGTCTAATGTCACTGCCGTT TTCGAGAAAGCTTCCAAGGCCTCGATCAACGAGCGCAAGATCCGCGTGAATTGGCTGCAAGCTGATGCAGCCCAGTCCCCTCCCCAGCCCCCCGCCTCTCAACCT AAGTTCGAGGATGAGCCTCCTGCGTACAACTCCCCCGGCGGTAACTTCGAAACCCCTGCTGTTGGTCTCGCAAAGAAGAGCCACGTCGAACAGTCCTCGCCCATTCCTGCGCCCGATTTCTCCGAAAAGTCCATCAGGTCCGAGCCATCGCCCCCCGCTGAATCCGGCTCTCCCTTCGCAAATGCCAAAGAAGCCGTGGTCAACGCTTTGCCTTCCGGAGAAGACCTGAAGTCCCAACTCGCCGATGCCAATGCTCAGATCCAGCGGCTTAAGGAACGTCTGGCCGACCAGGGCTTGCGGCAGCGCAAGACCGGTGGTGAGGCGCCCGCTGCCCCTGCGATGATTCAACAGACACACGGGTCGGCCGAGGGAGGTGTCTCTGTGCAGGTCGTTGCCGGCCTGTGCCTGCTGAGCTTCCTGATCGCATATTTCTTCTTTTAG